TAAAAATATAAACTTTCTACTAAACATACTCTCTATTGTAGCGGTCTTTTATGCGAACTCCAACCATGAAAGCATTTGGTGAATTTACGAGATTCTTTTCCCTTTGCAGTTAGAAATAACTTGCGTGGTCTGTCAGGCTGCTTGACTCGTAAATGTTGAATGTACACCTGAAAACGTATCAATGTAATTCTTTTCGCAGAGAGTTTTTTATTCGGATCGTTCGTACTATTTCTTTTTAAcagacaagccgagaaattgctTATTTGCTTCAGTATCTTCACCTGTGCGGATTTATAGGCTAATTTAATTTCTACTTCCGAACACCGGCTTCCCAACCATAaaaatacttgttcgccattaTCGAGTATCATAATGTCGTCGTCTGCTAAATCATCCTAGAATTCCATTAATCGGCCATGAATTTGTTAACCGTATAATCACGTTTCCACGTACGGTAATAAATTTATTGCGTACCTGACAGAAATCGGTACACTTTTCACTGATCGTAAAGTATCCCTTTTCATTGGAACATCTAAACAATCTGGTGTAATTCATGTACTGCGCGTCAGTGTCGTACGATTTTTTTCCACCAAGAGCAACCCAAAAGAAATTATCTGGTTCTTCACCTTCGTTCAAAACTTGCAAACTTATCCATGGCTGTTGATCGTTGAACATTACAAATATCAAAGTTCGCTTTATATTAGAGACAATGAATTTTTTACAAACACATACGTTTCGTAAATGTGCGAAGACATACGTTATTGAACATTTCTTCGGCGATTTCTTCGATCAAACGCGCTTCGTCGTTGTCAGCTTTAGAACCAATCCAGGCGTATACTATTCCCGTTTCATCGTCGTTGTTAAACGGTACGTTCAAAAGGTAACTGGAAACAACGATCGATACATCGCAGAATCACATATACACCGTCGTCCGTTTACAAAGTTCTCGGATCGATGCTTTGGACAACTGATTATAAACGCTCTGTATAATGCAATGAAATTTTTGTATCTTGACTTTTCGTCGCATTAGTCCGGGAACCGTTTAGATATAAACGGTGAATCAGATTACGTTACGTCTCGTAAGAGACGTAAAAAGAATAACCATCTTACCAAAAAGAAGAATTTAGAAGCGACGAATCAGCTGGTATTTGTATCAGCCTAGTACACAAGGCGCTTCCGTTGCTTCTCAAGTGATAAAATTCGACCCTATTATTACCGGTAATTTTCGACTGTTTACGCTTACCATGATGAAtgataaattttcttttaaaatatgcCAAAAACTTGAGATTTTCCTGTTGTTGATGAGTTCTAACTACCTCTAAATTTTCTCCAAACAAGGATTTAAATTTTTTCTGTAAACTAAAAATACATCCAGTATCCAGTTATTAGTCAGTATCCGtcaacgaataaaataaaagaaagaaacgTTTCGGACACGTATATTTTTCCGTACCTGAACGTAAACGTTAACCATCCCATGTTGCCTGCGTCTCTGCCTTGCCAAAAGTATACCGTACACTGATAATCTTCCTCGAACTGTTCATCGCCGTCTTCGTTCTCGGTCGTATCCAATGGCTACCGAATTAGAAAGAAAACACGACGAACGACGATAAGATTATTATGGTTTCCGAACGGCTCGATGGAATAAAAATGTTAGTTACGTACTACCCAATAACGGCATAGAAAAACATAACAGTCCCCGCTATAAAAATGGCCTAATTCTTCTTCCGGTAAACGTATAAATTTTTTCCCTTCCAATACCAACGCCTCCATTCCTTCTAAATCATCGTTCCATTCCGACATGAGTTGTTGAGCTTCGGTAAACGACATCGGTGGTTGTCTGGGCATGAAAAGCGCAGCTAGATCCGCCTGTCGAGATACAAGTATTCCATCAGGAGAAATAAAGTTCGCGAGTGAAAAGAATTTCATCGGCCGCGTACGCACGACGATGCTCGTTTCTTTCCGCGTACCTTGGTTTCTTGTTGTTTGGCCCATTTCGTAAGATCGGCACCAGTTTTCGCGACCGATTCGGCAGTTCGAGTAAAATCGACTGCTATAACttcatcccaaccagtaaaTTTGGATTTGAAGATCTATGTGGGAAAAAGAAGGAACGACGATCGTTTAGATGGTTCGtagcttctctctctctctcgaattCATACCTGAGACTCGGTTCCCTCTTGCAATCTGGTCACCATAGCGTATTCCGGTCGTTCTATCATGTTAAACAACTCTTGGGAGAGTTTAACGGCAGCCGCCCGTACCAATCTCGTTGACTTTTTGCCGAACCTACACGCGCAATAATCGTCGTACGTTTACATCTCGAAGTAACTCACGGCTCGGAGATATCACATGCACGCACTCGTATTTACCAAACGTAAACATCCAAATGACAATCCAATATATAAACGTTGCGATTGTTCAAGAGCGTATTCGTTAGTTTCCCATGAGGTACTTCGACTTGAGGCAATTCCAAATAGCCCATGCCGAGTTGAACCTGATACAGACGCGGCGCAGGAGACACAAAATTTGGATCTACGTGTTCCTACGAGGAAAATCAATCGATAACAGTTTAATTCGCAAATAAGATCGGAGTCTATTTTTAACGATGAACCGGAATAAACTTACAGCTATAGTTGAAAGTTGCGAGCTATCTTTTACGTTCAAATACGATAGAAAATCGTCCGATTCCGAATTCATTATTTCCGTCAGGATTTCTGCTTtgttctttctttcgtttttatttattttctctgCCATCAGCCTCGCTTTCGATTTCAATGTACTTTTCGCCCCTTTACCGTACCACATAAAGATTTTATTGCCCGTGTCTAAGACGAACACAAAACCTGGATCCAGAGAATCGAAACGAACAGGCACCGGTTCCAAGTGAATCGAAGCACCCGCGGCGTGTACTCTGTACAGTCGGGTCACGGACGGCTACGATGCATCGTGCGTAGTTATCAAGCAAGAAACAAAGAGCAAAAGAAAGTGTAAggcggaaataaataaatagaaattatcAAAGCGAAAGGTCGAGAAACGAAAAGAGCGCGCATCGATCGTTTACGAACCGTGTCCTCGACGGTATAAAAGCCGGACGAAGTACGACCTCCTTCGATGTAAGTTATACCAGATTCAAACAACATCAGAAACTCGTCGGATTCCTCGCTTTGTTCTTCCCTGATAGTACGGCATTGCGCACCAAGGTAATTCCGTAAATTTACAGCATGAATAGCGGCACAAGCTCTTTTATCCAACTGTAACGATAAAGCAAAGGGTTTTTGGTCAGTCGTACGTTTATCGTACGATACGTACTCCATTTATCGAGCAACACCGTTTCTTTTATCGTACCGTAGCTTTTTCTCCGATCCAAAAATAAATGGCCCAAATCAATGACCCAGCTTCGTCAATTTCAGTTTTCAATACGATATAACAATCTCCCTCGTAAAACTTTCCATGCGCTACTTCCTCTATTTCGTTgggtaaaaaattttcaatctcCCATACCGATAAACCAGGTACCTGACCGGcgtcttcgtcgaaaaattccgaATAGTCTAACGGCGGTTTTTCTAGGGTTTCGTCCCATCTTTTAGgtcttgaaataaaaaaaaaaagaaaaacagcacGATTATCGATCATGGTAAAACGAAGACCGTATTCTAAACGcgcgtttatacgatcgagctTACTTCAACGATTCCGCTTTAGACTCCTCGCATTCTTTGTCCTTGTTCTTCTCTTTTGCTATATCTTTCATACCCTAggtaagaaaagaaaaataaaatatgccAAGGTAAATCTCGTTGCTCTCCGTGCGTACGCAAGACAGCTTAAAACATTATACCTTtaatattttcgcttgatcttgGTCAGCTTCTTCCTGATCTCGTCTCCTTCTGAGTCTCATTTTGCGGGCTATCGGATCTTTGCTACCTGTTGGACGATAGCGAAGACGAACGGTAATATAGCGAAATAATCGTACGCGTGGAATAGaattatcgataaatatttaaagagGCAGGCAGGCTTACCAGCCGTTTGAGTCGGTGCCGGTACGTTGGCACCGGCAAGACGCAGCTGATGTTGCAAAGAAAAATCGATGTTATAAAATTCGATACCAGATCCTTTCTGTACCTCCGTTGGTTTCGGCGGCATTACCAAATTTGGATTATCTCTCAAGTCTAATTGTTCTAAATCGGTAAGAAGATGAATGGCGTCCGGTACAGTGATCAATCGATTGGACGGcagtattaatttttttaacgagCCGCATCTAGAGAAATAATTTATACGTTCATCGTGGAAGAGAAGAGAAAGGAAACGGTAGTAATATACCTGCACAAGCCTTCCGGTATCATCTCTAAACGATTATTGGCTGCAGAAAATACTTGCAACGACGACAATTTGCCTATTCCCGAAGGAATACCTTCAAAATCTAACCGGTTATCGTTTAGGTATAATCTTCTGAGCGTAACGATTTTACACAGAGAGGCGGGTATCATGGTCAATTTATTACGGCATATATTCAAAGTTTCCAATTTAGTCCAAAGTTCTGAAACCAAGTCGGATCAATCGACACGATACGTGACGAGAACGCGCTGAAGAAACCTACCGATCGCCGTGGACAGTTCGGTTATTTGATTATCGCTCAAATTTAAGCGGCGTAAATTTAATAGATTATAGAGCGCGTCTGGTACCCGAGGTAAATTATTTTCCGATAAATCGAGCTCCTGCAGATTCGTCAAAGTTTCTAAACTGGAGGGAATGTTATTCAAGGTTCGTTGCGTGTCACGCATCTGTAGCGTCGTTAAATTCATCAACGACGGCAGTTGCctgaatgaaaataaaatgaaaaagataTATACCTCTAACAAGTTCATGGAACATTACCGTACCTCAATTGAAAATGTCCCAACGGATTATGGTTCAAATTCAAGGTTTGTAAATTAGCTAAGCGACGAGTTTGCGGTGGCAATGTTTCCAATTTATTATTACTAAGATCGAGAAATAGCAAATCCGTCAAGTGAATAAACAGCGTGTTGGGAATAGCATCGATGCTGAAAAGacgattataataataattgtaattggtaCGAATGTTACGACTCGACGTTAATAAGAATATACGGCTCACTGATTGTGACTCAAGTTAAGATTTAACAAAGAACGAGCTCGTTCGAGTCCTTCCGGCACTTGTTTCAAATTATTACGACTCAAATCTAACGTGGTCAGTTCTTCCAAATGAAACAGTTCCGCCGGAATACCGCTCGATTTGATATTATTACGTCTGATGTTTAACGTTCTAAGGCAACCAAGCTCCGTTAGTTCTCCGTACAAGCGTTCTAGCTTATTTTTAACCAGCGAAAGATGTTCCTATTTCGAAAGTAAAAAAGTTTCGATTTTATCGAGAGCAACTGTGCAAGGTCCTCGATTCGAACGACGTTAAAAAATGAACGCGTAAACGTTACCAGCTTCAAGAGTTTACCCATTTCCTCTGGGATTTCGGTCAAGTTGGTTTCGTCTAACTTCAACCATTGTATTCCAGTCATAAGACGAACGGATTCAGGAAATTTACCACCCTGTACAAAGTAACGTACTGAATGCTAGTAAGACGAAACAAAACGTACTCGAACGTAACACTCACTCCAAAATCGTTGCTACTGAAATCTACACCGCGTACGAACGGTAATACTCCTGTATTTGCCATCTTGCGCCCGATTCGAGCAAATATTTATTCTCTTGTAAACTTTTATACGATTCGCATTCGACAATCATGCATCCATCTGTAatgtaataatattatttacaaacAATGCGTCGAATGTGCCGAATACAAACGCATCGGTGCCTGTAAACACGTCGTACGTAATCGTTATAAAATGGATCCGTGTAGAGAAGCATCTACACGTACAAGATGCATATAGCAGGTATTACTTGCACTGGTTGTTCTCATGGATACGGTACCTTAGCAGTGCGACACCAGGCACGTTTTCATGTATATACGTTGAGAATGCGCCGTCTGGTTTCGCGCGTACGACGATCGCGAAAGTCTCGTTGCCGCGTAAaaagtttcgataaaaaaaaaagcgaCGCCAAGTTAGTTAGTTAGTATTGGTTGACGCCTCGGAAGATTGAAATTGTAGCCTGTGGTATATTTTATTATCGTTACAGTGAAACACGTAGTTTCGTTGAATTTAACCGTAGCCGATTCCCGTTTACTCTACTACGAGAGTTTCGTGAGGAAATACCTAGAATATAGTATTAATCCCTAGAACCCAGGATTATTGGTGGCCAGTAAAGGTAAAGTCACTAGCACCGGCTGCACGTTCACACCACACGATATATGTACGTATCGTTGTAGACTCGCAATAGCAGATGCATCTAGAACGAAAGATGGCGTGCGTTATTATAGATGTTGCATCCAGATTGGCGGTTTAGGAGAAaatgaaaatgagaaaaaaaacGGTCTCTCTTGGAGAAAATTATTCAAACGAATTAACTCTATTTCGTAGCAATCGTACTCTCCGAATGGTGTAATTATTCCTAGGAATTTTTCTCACGCCTCCGTTCTATGGTTCCGTTTTACAGTGATATTTTTAGTTGTTTAACGTGATCACGATTTAGAAAATTTGGTAGGCATAGAGAGATTTGAGCCGTGTTGTACATTTAGCTCGCACCGGTGTGGATCGCCGTATATTTATCTTGATATACGAACAGTCGACGAAGAAAGTAAAATCGTTGTTGAAAATTTTCTTCACAAAGCAAAGTACTCGAATACCGTTTCCAAATTCGTTCGTCAATTGCTTTCGTATATGGCTTCGCTCGAAGACTTGGATCAATTGGATAGCGGCATGGGCAGTAGCGACGCACATTCTCCCGAGGTGAAATCGTTACTTCCCGACGACGAGGATGACGAGGAGGTATCGGATTTTAGTACACGAATTTACGTTGATTGTATTTTCCACTTTGAGCCTCGGATCATGGAACGAGTTGCTGATTTTAGAGACGATAGTCGGTTAACCAAGTTTTCTTTATCCAgagaatattatattatttcatCCAGTGATAATACTTGCGATCCACCTTTAgtttacataattttttgataattaatGCATTCGCATTATTGGATCAATTCGATGAAAGCGTTCGATCGTAACGTTCAGTTAGATTAATAGGTATCATTTGGTTTACGTTTAGGACGAAAGTCTCGCCGAAAGGCTTTTGGGTCTCACGGAAATGTTTCCTGACGAAGTACGTAATTTTGGATACAACGTTGGTACTTGCTTGCACAGTTCTATGAAAGGTTAGTATACGTCGTTACGTACGAAACAATAGTTTGTAAAATGTGTCACAAACACGTACATCTTTATTTCGAAGGTCTATACGGATTCTCGTGTTCAGCGGCATGGTTGTTCTTTAGCTCATCGGCTATTTTATTCGCACCCATATTGTTGGAAACAGAGCGCGCGCAAATGGAAGAGGTACAACGTACACAGCAGAAACAAGTTCTTTTAGGACCTAACGCAGCAATGTCAAACATGAATGCCTCGAGTCTTCCAATGGCTCCGCCCGTGCAACGATAATAGTAATATCGATATAGCATCCGAAACGATATAATTTGAACGTTCCGTTtaccatttatatttattagcgTAACAATTCCATTGTACCGTAACCTCTAACTAAAATGTATCTATATATGGGACATTGTATCTTTTCCACTGGGAACTGTAACCGGAACATAAAATTCGAGCAAAGTAAATGGTTGATGTACGGTTAATGTATGGCGATGCTATTCGATTTTTCCTATTCTTAACCCATTCAAGAAGAATCGTAGATTTTCACCGAAACGAATTTACCGACAAGTCCTTTACACGAAAAAGGAATCGAAATGTTCATTTATAACAGTTTTTTATTCGTTAGAAAGTAATTGTAAAATCGTAATAGCCGAGTGTTAGTGTAATTTGCTTCTGTCAAGTAAGTTTATAAAATTGTATCGTCGCATACCGTTTTTAGCGTATCATTCGTCGTTATAACATGCAAATTGAAATAAACTTACAAGAAAGCACCATTTTAAACCTATTCTTTTATCGTGCAATGTTTACTTTTCTAGGTTTTTACGCTCGCGGTCGATGGTAATAAATTCTATAGGCGGCGACAGGTCGATCTTATCGAGCAAGGAAGAATTTTTCTGAAAtgtttaatacttctttgtaggtacccatgagctctacttcagaaataaagTTTGATGAAATACATtcagtattgtaggagttatggccgtttgaaaattgcgttTTTTTTTAATCCGATTGATAGACAACTCAcacgtatttacgcacacactacagctgtctgcccatcaaacTAATTCAAGGAATAGTCTTTCACCtcggaattttcaggtcggtatgacagtcagattaggccacgaaagtccataagatgAAAGTATAGACGAGGTGCTCAAACCTTACGGACTCGAGACTCGAAACGTATACtgtagaattttatttaaatttattcgtagaAGGAATGACAAGGAAAAagtatagatttgttttacgaattcctcttgaatgtaaaaatgtgttgttttaaatatataagactcgatgaccAGTGAGTAACCTCACGACTGTGTAAACTTGACATCAGAGTTGACATTAGTCGTTTTGGTCTTTCTTGGTGCGGTTTATTTGTAATGGTTTCGTCTTGTTGAAATTTTAATCGTAGTCGGAGGTGTCGCCATTATATTTGCAATTTCCCTTTCGGATTTTCATCGTTTCCATAGTTTTTGAATAACTTTCCGTTCGGACAAAGATGTTTGACATTTCTTAGGCATTATTTGGGATACATAGTTTCCGACCGACCGAAGCGAACTGTTAAAAGTTGAGAACAAAATATAGTAGAGCAGATCGTATCCCATTGACTCGCTTTATCATCGAGTCGTTTTCTTTCCTTTTACATATTGTTTCGTTAGTTTCCATGAATTTGATCTAAGATAAATTTTGGTGGATGAATACTTTTGGGTTGAAATTTTCCGAAGCATTACATTATATCATTTAATTGTTGCAACTCTCGGTTCCTTCCGTCTCTCGTGTTTGGCTATTAATGTACTTCGATCAAGTCGTATCGTAAATTCAGTTTCGGCCAAGGAGCCAGCAATGCCACAAGTATCATTATATTCGGCAAGAGTTTCGAGCAGCATCGCAAGGTTTAGATTGTTTAGTAACCGCCCCGTTGCAGCTTTCATCAGTTTTCTTTCCAACGGCGTAATTCTTCGTGCACGAATAGAACGACTGCATGTCGTTATTgaatacctgacccaaaccttgtAGAACGAATCCCTTTAGATGCAACACCCTTCCAGACTTAACCATCtgtggttaggacttggttgggGGTTCGGACAGCAGTCCCAACCCATCATACACTTAACCCCTTGAACCTCAACCCCTACCAAACCTAACCATttatggttaggcctggggtcacgGTTCGGACTGCAGTCCCAACCCACCCTACACTTGACCCTCTCAGACCAAACCCCCATTCAGACGTACCCTttgagattaggcctgggtgagGGGTTCGGACTGCAGTCCTAACCCACCCTACACATATGCCCTTCCAGTAGTAACcccttccagacctaaccatctgTGGTTAGgactcggggggggggggggggttcagACTGCAATCTTAATCGACCCTACACATAACCCCGTCCAGTCCTAACCCCAATCCAGATGTATCCCCCctggtgttaggactgggtgagACGTTCGGACTGCAGTCATAACTCACCCTATACCTAACCCCTTCAGTCCTAACCCccatccagacgtaaccctctgTGGTTAGGACTGGCTGGGGGTTCGGACTGCAATCTTAACCCACCTTACACATAACCCCGTCCAGTCCTAACcccttccagacctaaccatctgtggttaggactgggtgggGGGGTTCGGACTGCAGACCTAATCCCACCCTATACTAAAcccacccagacccaacctttcatgggttcatgataggtctgggttagatctgggggtTGGgccccagggttaggtctgagtcgggccctatggttaggtctgggtcgggCCCCAAGGTTGGGCCctgtgggttaggtttgggttgggccctagggttaggtttgggtcgggCCCCAAGGTTGGGCCccgtgggttaggtttgggttgggccctagggttaggtctgggtcgggCCCTAGGGTTGGGtcctatgggttaggtctgggggttgggccccagggttaggtctgagtcggGCCctatggttaggtttgggttgggccctagggttaggtttgtgtcgggccctatgggttaggtctgggggttgggccctatgggttaggtctgggggttgggccctatgggttaggtctgggggttgggccctatgggttaggtctgggggttgggccctatgggttaggtctgggggttgggccctatgggttaggtctgggttaggtctgggttaggtctgggttaggtctgggttaggtctgggttaggtctgggttaggtctgggttaggtctgggttaggtctgggttaggtctgggttaggtctgggttaggtctgggttaggtctgggttaggtctgggttaggtctgggttaggtctgggttaggtctgggttaggtctgggttaggtctgggttaggtctgggttaggtctgggttaggtctgggttaggtctgggttaggtctgggttaggtctgggttaggtctgggttaggtctgggttaggtctgggttaggtctgggttaggtctgggttaggtctgggttaggtctgggttaggtctgggttaggtctgggttaggtctgggttaggtctgggttaggtctgggttaggtctgggttaggtctgggttaggtctgggttaggtctgggttaggtctgggttaggtctgggttaggtctgggttaggtctgggttaggtctgggttaggtctgggttaggtctgggttaggtctgggttaggtctgggttaggtctgggttaggtctgggttaggtctgggttaggtctgggttaggtctgggttaggtctgggttaggtctgggttaggtctgggttaggtctgggttaggtctgggttaggtctgggttaggtctgggttaggtctgggttaggtctgggttaggtctgggttaggtctgggttaggtctgggttaggtctgggttaggtctgggttaggtctgggttaggtctgggttaggtctgggttaggtctgggttaggtctgggttaggtctgggttaggtctgggttaggtctgggttaggtctgggttaggtctgggttaggtctgggttaggtctgggttaggtctgggttaggtctgggttaggtctgggttaggtctgggttaggtctgggttaggtctgggttaggtctgggttaggtctgggttaggtctgggttaggtctgggttaggtctgggttaggtctgggttaggtctgggttaggtctgggttaggtctgggttaggtctgggttaggtctgggttaggtctgggttaggtctgggttaggtctgggttaggtctgggttaggtctgggttaggtctgggttaggtctgggttaggtctgggttaggtctgggttaggtctgggttaggtctgggttaggtctgggttaggtctgggttaggtctgggttaggtctgggttaggtctgggttaggtctgggttaggtctgggttaggtctgggttaggtctgggttaggtctgggttaggtctgggttaggtctgggttaggtctgggttaggtctgggttaggtctgggttaggtctgggttaggtctgggttaggtctgggttaggtctgggttaggtctgggttaggtctgggttaggtctgggttaggtctgggttaggtctgggttaggtctgggttaggtctgggttaggtctgggttaggtctgggttaggtctgggttaggtctgggttaggtctgggttaggtctgggttaggtctgggttaggtctgggttaggtctgggttaggtctgggttaggtctgggttaggtctgggttaggtctgggttaggtctgggttaggtctgggttaggtctgggttaggtctgggttaggtctgggttagg
The Colletes latitarsis isolate SP2378_abdomen chromosome 14, iyColLati1, whole genome shotgun sequence DNA segment above includes these coding regions:
- the Flii gene encoding FLII actin remodeling protein isoform X3, with amino-acid sequence MANTGVLPFVRGVDFSSNDFGGGKFPESVRLMTGIQWLKLDETNLTEIPEEMGKLLKLEHLSLVKNKLERLYGELTELGCLRTLNIRRNNIKSSGIPAELFHLEELTTLDLSRNNLKQVPEGLERARSLLNLNLSHNHIDAIPNTLFIHLTDLLFLDLSNNKLETLPPQTRRLANLQTLNLNHNPLGHFQLRQLPSLMNLTTLQMRDTQRTLNNIPSSLETLTNLQELDLSENNLPRVPDALYNLLNLRRLNLSDNQITELSTAIELWTKLETLNICRNKLTMIPASLCKIVTLRRLYLNDNRLDFEGIPSGIGKLSSLQVFSAANNRLEMIPEGLCRCGSLKKLILPSNRLITVPDAIHLLTDLEQLDLRDNPNLVMPPKPTEVQKGSGIEFYNIDFSLQHQLRLAGANVPAPTQTAGSKDPIARKMRLRRRRDQEEADQDQAKILKGMKDIAKEKNKDKECEESKAESLKPKRWDETLEKPPLDYSEFFDEDAGQVPGLSVWEIENFLPNEIEEVAHGKFYEGDCYIVLKTEIDEAGSLIWAIYFWIGEKATLDKRACAAIHAVNLRNYLGAQCRTIREEQSEESDEFLMLFESGITYIEGGRTSSGFYTVEDTPSVTRLYRVHAAGASIHLEPVPVRFDSLDPGFVFVLDTGNKIFMWYGKGAKSTLKSKARLMAEKINKNERKNKAEILTEIMNSESDDFLSYLNVKDSSQLSTIAEHVDPNFVSPAPRLYQVQLGMGYLELPQVEVPHGKLTNTLLNNRNVYILDCHLDVYVWFGKKSTRLVRAAAVKLSQELFNMIERPEYAMVTRLQEGTESQIFKSKFTGWDEVIAVDFTRTAESVAKTGADLTKWAKQQETKADLAALFMPRQPPMSFTEAQQLMSEWNDDLEGMEALVLEGKKFIRLPEEELGHFYSGDCYVFLCRYWVPLDTTENEDGDEQFEEDYQCTVYFWQGRDAGNMGWLTFTFSLQKKFKSLFGENLEVVRTHQQQENLKFLAYFKRKFIIHHGKRKQSKITGNNRVEFYHLRSNGSALCTRLIQIPADSSLLNSSFCYLLNVPFNNDDETGIVYAWIGSKADNDEARLIEEIAEEMFNNPWISLQVLNEGEEPDNFFWVALGGKKSYDTDAQYMNYTRLFRCSNEKGYFTISEKCTDFCQDDLADDDIMILDNGEQVFLWLGSRCSEVEIKLAYKSAQVKILKQISNFSACLLKRNSVHSTFTSQAA
- the Flii gene encoding FLII actin remodeling protein isoform X5; its protein translation is MANTGVLPFVRGVDFSSNDFGGGKFPESVRLMTGIQWLKLDETNLTEIPEEMGKLLKLEHLSLVKNKLERLYGELTELGCLRTLNIRRNNIKSSGIPAELFHLEELTTLDLSRNNLKQVPEGLERARSLLNLNLSHNHIDAIPNTLFIHLTDLLFLDLSNNKLETLPPQTRRLANLQTLNLNHNPLGHFQLRQLPSLMNLTTLQMRDTQRTLNNIPSSLETLTNLQELDLSENNLPRVPDALYNLLNLRRLNLSDNQITELSTAIELWTKLETLNICRNKLTMIPASLCKIVTLRRLYLNDNRLDFEGIPSGIGKLSSLQVFSAANNRLEMIPEGLCRCGSLKKLILPSNRLITVPDAIHLLTDLEQLDLRDNPNLVMPPKPTEVQKGSGIEFYNIDFSLQHQLRLAGANVPAPTQTAGSKDPIARKMRLRRRRDQEEADQDQAKILKGMKDIAKEKNKDKECEESKAESLKPKRWDETLEKPPLDYSEFFDEDAGQVPGLSVWEIENFLPNEIEEVAHGKFYEGDCYIVLKTEIDEAGSLIWAIYFWIGEKATLDKRACAAIHAVNLRNYLGAQCRTIREEQSEESDEFLMLFESGITYIEGGRTSSGFYTVEDTPSVTRLYRVHAAGASIHLEPVPVRFDSLDPGFVFVLDTGNKIFMWYGKGAKSTLKSKARLMAEKINKNERKNKAEILTEIMNSESDDFLSYLNVKDSSQLSTIAEHVDPNFVSPAPRLYQVQLGMGYLELPQVEVPHGKLTNTLLNNRNVYILDCHLDVYVWFGKKSTRLVRAAAVKLSQELFNMIERPEYAMVTRLQEGTESQIFKSKFTGWDEVIAVDFTRTAESVAKTGADLTKWAKQQETKADLAALFMPRQPPMSFTEAQQLMSEWNDDLEGMEALVLEGKKFIRLPEEELGHFYSGDCYVFLCRYWVPLDTTENEDGDEQFEEDYQCTVYFWQGRDAGNMGWLTFTFSLQKKFKSLFGENLEVVRTHQQQENLKFLAYFKRKFIIHHGKRKQSKITGNNRVEFYHLRSNGSALCTRLIQIPADSSLLNSSF
- the Flii gene encoding FLII actin remodeling protein isoform X4 — translated: MANTGVLPFVRGVDFSSNDFGGGKFPESVRLMTGIQWLKLDETNLTEIPEEMGKLLKLEHLSLVKNKLERLYGELTELGCLRTLNIRRNNIKSSGIPAELFHLEELTTLDLSRNNLKQVPEGLERARSLLNLNLSHNHIDAIPNTLFIHLTDLLFLDLSNNKLETLPPQTRRLANLQTLNLNHNPLGHFQLRQLPSLMNLTTLQMRDTQRTLNNIPSSLETLTNLQELDLSENNLPRVPDALYNLLNLRRLNLSDNQITELSTAIELWTKLETLNICRNKLTMIPASLCKIVTLRRLYLNDNRLDFEGIPSGIGKLSSLQVFSAANNRLEMIPEGLCRCGSLKKLILPSNRLITVPDAIHLLTDLEQLDLRDNPNLVMPPKPTEVQKGSGIEFYNIDFSLQHQLRLAGANVPAPTQTAGSKDPIARKMRLRRRRDQEEADQDQAKILKGMKDIAKEKNKDKECEESKAESLKPKRWDETLEKPPLDYSEFFDEDAGQVPGLSVWEIENFLPNEIEEVAHGKFYEGDCYIVLKTEIDEAGSLIWAIYFWIGEKATLDKRACAAIHAVNLRNYLGAQCRTIREEQSEESDEFLMLFESGITYIEGGRTSSGFYTVEDTPSVTRLYRVHAAGASIHLEPVPVRFDSLDPGFVFVLDTGNKIFMWYGKGAKSTLKSKARLMAEKINKNERKNKAEILTEIMNSESDDFLSYLNVKDSSQLSTIAEHVDPNFVSPAPRLYQVQLGMGYLELPQVEVPHGKLTNTLLNNRNVYILDCHLDVYVWFGKKSTRLVRAAAVKLSQELFNMIERPEYAMVTRLQEGTESQIFKSKFTGWDEVIAVDFTRTAESVAKTGADLTKWAKQQETKADLAALFMPRQPPMSFTEAQQLMSEWNDDLEGMEALVLEGKKFIRLPEEELGHFYSGDCYVFLCRYWVPLDTTENEDGDEQFEEDYQCTVYFWQGRDAGNMGWLTFTFSLQKKFKSLFGENLEVVRTHQQQENLKFLAYFKRKFIIHHGKRKQSKITGNNRVEFYHLRSNGSALCTRLIQIPADSSLLNSSFCYLLNVPFNNDDETGIVYAWIGSKADNDEARLIEEIAEEMFNNVCLRTFTKPMDKFASFERR